One Nicotiana tomentosiformis chromosome 4, ASM39032v3, whole genome shotgun sequence genomic window carries:
- the LOC104088433 gene encoding MADS-box transcription factor 23-like, with protein sequence MGRGKIEIKMIENTNSRQVTFSKRRQGLMKKAKELAILCDAEVGVLVFSNTGKLYQFASSSMENILSRYNKAPESSELTTIENVAAEHEWQPEVNELRAEVALLRQVQSRLMGKELEGLNFKDLQQLEHQLTEGILEVKDKKEQVLLGKIEKSLLQEEKVSLENEALREQIEELRRSSRHCQERALALENTVCDSDTCLRLGLPVDTSQKMIIPKMESTSNDAQNTMILE encoded by the exons atGGGGAGAGGGAAAATTGAGATTAAGATGATTGAAAATACAAATAGTAGGCAAGTTACTTTTTCAAAAAGAAGGCAAGGATTGATGAAAAAAGCTAAGGAATTGGCTATTCTTTGTGATGCTGAGGTTGGTGTTCTTGTTTTCTCCAACACTGGAAAGCTTTATCAATTTGCTAGTTCCAG CATGGAAAACATACTGTCAAGGTACAATAAGGCTCCAGAGTCTTCTGAGCTTACCACAATCGAAAATGTGGCAGCAGAG catgagTGGCAGCCTGAAGTGAATGAATTAAGAGCTGAAGTTGCTTTGCTACGTCAGGTGCAAAG TCGGTTAATGGGGAAAGAACTTGAAGGTCTGAACTTCAAAGACTTGCAGCAATTAGAACATCAGCTAACTGAAGGCATTTTAGAAGTTAAAGATAAAAAG GAACAAGTATTGttgggaaaaattgaaaaatcactGCTGCAG GAGGAAAAGGTTTCACTAGAAAATGAAGCCCTGCGTGAACAG ATTGAGGAACTAAGACGCAGCTCCAGGCATTGTCAAGAAAGAGCTTTAGCTTTGGAGAATACAGTTTGTGATTCAGACACTTGTTTGCGCTTAGG GCTACCAGTTGATACAAGTCAGAAAATGATAATACCAAAGATGGAAAGTACTTCCAATGATGCTCAAAATACAATGATTTTGGAGTGA